The Coffea eugenioides isolate CCC68of unplaced genomic scaffold, Ceug_1.0 ScVebR1_153;HRSCAF=624, whole genome shotgun sequence genomic sequence AATCTCTTTGAGACCACATGCAGATATACATTCAGCAAACTCAGCCATTGCGGTCAAGTCTTGTGCAGCCTGTCCGGCATATTCATCAGCAGCAGCTACAACATTGAAATCGCCTCCTACAAGCCACGGCTTAGTCCCCATTTCCTCCGATATTAATCCCAGGGCTGACCATAAGGCGCGACGTTCAACTCGCGAGCATTTGCCATAAACAAAGGACCCGTGAGCAACAAAGGTCCAAGAATCATGGCAAACTTGCATGTGAATAAGTTGGTCATTGTTTACTAAAACATTTACAGCAAAGCCAGACCGCCACATTACCCATATTTTATTGGAGGAGTTACATACCCCAAGGTGAAAACCAAAACGGGACGTAAAATCATCTAGCTGACCAGCATCAACCATCGGCTCGATGATGACTAGAAAAGTTACTGAATGTAAACGTAACAGCTTCTTCAAACAGCGAATTGAGGCACGGCCAGCAATTCTCCGGATATTCCATACTAGCATATTAATCATTAAGTAAAGGATGAGGGGAAATCAATGCCTACCTTCGAAGACTGCCGGGTGACAATTGTTTTGGGCAAGTTCCAGAATCGTCTGCGCCAACCCCTTTTGGCTAATTGTGTCTCTTTGTGAGTAACCGGAAAGAGGTGGTCGATCCTCTTTTTGAAGGCTACCAAGTCCTCCGTCAAAACTGCACGTGGACGAGCAGGCCTTTGTTGTCCTTCACATCCGAAAGTGAGTCAAGGGTTTCCCGTCTGCGTCGCCAAAGGCATTGATCATCCTTATGTCGCAAGGAAGAGGCTTGTTCAGTACCGGCGGAAAGGCCGAAGGCTTTGGAGACTCTGAGGGGACCGGACAGGGCAGAACCTCGGTCCCCTTGGGATTACTCACTACCGTTGCCGAAACCAAATGGGCAGAGCAGGCAGCCGCTGCTTCTGCGATTGCATCTGTAGAGCGCTGCGGTTGGGCCGCTAAGTTGTGTCGTCCCTGGGTATCCGCATTAGAGACGTGTTGTTGGGCGGATCCCTGATCCCCAGTGTCAGGATGTACTACTTCGGCTGAAACCCTAGCCACAGTCAGCTCTGGTTCTTTAGGTTGATCTGTCGCCTCCAGCGGGATTGAATCCTTTGCAGGCCCGACTTGTTGTTGCGTAGCCAGGATATCCCGGTGATTAACAACATGATCTTGCGATCGACAGGAACTGGCGGAGTGGCCAAGTTTCCTGCAACTTTCGCAATAATCTGGTAGGCTTTCATATTCTACCTTTTGCCAGAAACCAGTCGACCCGTTCCAAATCCACACCCGTTGGGGGAGGGACTGTAACAGATCAACTTCAACGCAGATGCGAGCCACACTAGGCCGCGACAATGTCGCTGTGGATGCGTCTAGGCGCAGGGGTTCGCCAACCAATCGAGCAATGGAGAACAAAGGCTCTTTTCCAAAGAGGTGGACAGGGAGAAACGGGAGCCGGATCCAGACCGGTACTATAGAGGATTCGATATTTGCAGAGAATGTGGGAGACCACTTGAACACACGCATTGCAAAGCCTTGGAACGTCCAGAAACCGCGCAGCCAACATCTATGAAAATCGTCTTCGAGGTCGAATCTGATTAGGACATGCCTGGGGTCAAGCAGTCCCAACGAGAAAGAACCCTTAAAGCCAACGGACATGAAGTCTTTCCGTAGACCCTCCATTGACGGCCTGCCACGGGAGAATTTCCCAATCAAAGCAAATTTTAGAGGAGATGATAAAAAACAGAGAAGGAAACAGCTGGTTCACCACGGTAGTTTTCGCGGGGCTTGAGGCAGGAAAGTGGATCAACAGCAACAGAGGAAGAGAGTATATCAGCAAAGGAGCGCTTCAAAGGCGTGGGGTGTGGGGGGTGCCCTTCACCCATGGGATGAAGGGCAGCCATGGCTGATAATCAGACAAGGAGGGAAGCGGCCTAGAGAGAATTTAGGGCATgcatatcactttgtttcctctcacaccaatccacttggtaacctctaattatctcataacacccggtaaattgaacccaatatcccaaacttaacttaattggccgaatttgaccgaactttccgcactagcgggtcccacgtccgatatacgttcttaatttcttaaaatttaacCGATACTGGAAAAATcttctaaaaactatatttactcataaaaattatttagaaaattttgtaataaagaaaatgcataaaaggcgtgtaaataattaaaataaggcctagaaataaggaaatttacgggttctcacaggtctagcgttggactagcccttattTCTATTTTCTCACAAGCATTGGGCTAGTGAGAAGTCGGACAAtaggaaccacaactagcgttggactagtgtggtatcgagacaggaatcacagctagcattggactagcgtgataacatgcatttattacagtcTAAGAAATCAGataaagcataataaagcaaataaacacataaatcacataaaacacaaagcacataggcatgatatctagatgcacgtcctaagaaagcggcaacacatagcacataagcatgcaaatcacatcaagcaaagaaagcaaacaaaacctacctattacattagggggacgccctactacaatctaatgggggatgaataaaaagaaaataataagcgaataaacccctaactattacaactcggcatttaaatgcctttcaaataatcaaaaattgaactaaaataaatatacaaaaactaaagccaataaagcaaataaataaataaatgaaataaataaataataaaaaaaacattcaagaggcatgcaattaaacacgtaaagtcacgtagggcacgtagggtcaaataaaatgagaaaataagggatagggtgtacctcccttgagttggggccccTATGAAGTGAATTATtcaccctccaaaataaaagaaaaggtcaaggcatcacaaataatcacataaataCGAAATTGAATAATCAAAAGCCTTTAGCGCCTAAACAGCCCATATTCAACTAAAttaggatccaattgaaaggaaaaagaaagtttgtgggatcaatttgattaatttttcaattttctggtCCATACCAGAACCAAAAagggacttggggggttaaaaGGCAATTTTTAAAAGCCATTTGCATGCATGTTTCGTAGAAACATATTTTCTCATCTCTGATTTCCCTTTATCTGCAACCTACGGTGTTTCAATACCAACCGAAACCTTATCAATGAACATCAACTTTGAATCAACAACCACAAGATACAAACTCCCCAATTATCAACCTAACCAACTACTCCACCTTTACTGCAGAATCAAGGCAGAAAATCTGGAATGATGGCTGCCAGGGATAACGAAAATAGTAAAACAGAACGCAACAAGAATTTTCGCAATCTAAGATGACCAATAAACCTTGCAGCAACTTCCCTTTCTACCAATTCAGCATGCATATGACACATTCATAAACCCCAATGGAGCATGTAGATACATCAACTACTTCCCCAAAGATCAACCAGACTCACTTAGGACCAAATAACTAAAATCATGATACAGAATCATAGTTCCAGTAACTACCTTTCCCCTCCCAGAAAAATTCCACAAAACAAAACGTTTTACTCATCTAGCATCAGAAACAAACATTGACTCAAGTACCAAGCCTGATGAATTAGGCTTCTGGAACAGATCACACATGACAGAGGTGACACAAGATAATCTTATTGACATCCGAAAACAATACGTCAGCAAACcaaaagggaaaacaaaagaactgctgcaacaagcctAACTCACTGACTTGTCCGATTTCTTTCGAACGTAACAAAGAATTTTTTGGCTAGACATTTCATCGAACAGATTGGGGGCATTAAAAGTTTCATCAGATTTTTGTTCAAATTGAAAtcaatcagccccaaaattgtTCAACGAACAAGAGATTTCAGTCCAATTTACACAGAAAGCGTGTATGTATCAAAATCCATGAACAATCAgcataaaaattgaaataacaaCTTCAGGGAAAACATGCTTTGGCCGACAACTGAAGTGTAAAGGAAGAGGTTATCTTACATGGGCTTCTCACGGTGACAATTCACGGGCTGCAGCGGCGGATTCCGGCGAAGTAGTGGCAGCTTCAGTTTTCCTCCGCCACTTTCTTTTGCTCCATTTTCCTTCTCAGCCGCAAGACTTCTGTTTTCGTCTCGTCCGCGCTGCCCCCTTTTGGTCTCGTTTCCTTCTTCCCGTAGCTCTCTAGCTCTCTCCCAGCTTTCAGACCCGAAACCTCCTGCGTCTTTTGCCTCCCTAGTTACCTTTTCCTTCAGCCGTAGCTAccctttttggtttcttttcctctttttcagACCAAGCTCCCTGTTTCCTTGTCCCTTCTTTTGTTTAATTCTGCCCGAATTCCAGCTctgttttttcttgtttttctgtttttctttgctGCCTTTCCTTTCAGCTTTTTCACTCTCTAGCCATCATCCCTTACTTTTTTTGCTTCTATCCGCTGCTCCTCCATTTCTACTCTATTTTTCAGCCATAAGCCTCCGCTGTTTCTCAAGCTCTCAGACcaagcttttctttttctctccgTTCGAGCCCTTTCCTCTACCTCCTTGCTAATCCTTTTTTACCGCCGCCCCCTTTTTCTTGCTGTTTCTACTCCTTTTCTGTTGCTCCTGCCTTGCTCTTAGACGAAAATCCCTCGGTcccctctgttttctttttgtcCTTTGCTTAGCCCGCCGCCTGGTTcctctgtttttttttgttcttttttttcgtCTTCTGCCGCCCCTccctctctgtttttcttccagacctccattttcccttttttttttgttcgattAGTTTTCTGGTTTTTTGTTCCCCAGGTTCCCAAGTTCTTCCCTTGGATTTTTTCTACCTTCCCTTTCCAAatctctctccctctcggttTTCCCTTTTTCTGGCTTTTCCTAGGCTCCTGCCTCTACCTGAAACCTTCCTCTCAAAACTCACCCCACTCCAGCCGCCAagctccttttttcttttctttttttagccGTCCCCTCCCCTTTTTCTCGTCCGTCCgcctctgtttcttttttttcttctgttttatcCTTTCAAGCTCTCCAACCTCTCCTCTGTCGGCTATTCATTTCCCTttttgtcatttctttttttccttttcaatctTGGGCCTTCAAGTGTCTACCATTTAACCCTTTAGGTGCCTTGTTGTCTAATATCCAAAGGGATACTTGTCCCCATGCATGCCTCCTCTACTtgtcattttttacttttttcttctttttttccttttgtttattctgaaaatttagtatgaagacaaaaaataaaataaaataaaaaaataaaataaaataaaataaaaaccctagaattgaaacaaataaagctattaaattaattaaacaaataaagttaaaaaaataaaaaaatttggtgtctacagtttgcccctctttgtctgagtttcgaagaaacttgagacaaagacgtagacaccaaatatttACCTGTGTCATTCGCCTGCCATTTATTCGAACGACTGCCatttttgaaatgaggactgacctctctaacaaaatttcaaaataggaCTGACCCAGGggagaattttaaaacgggactgacccgaatcaaaacttaaaataggactgacccaaacaaaatttaaaacgggattgacctgaacaaaaaattcaaaatgagaCTGACcaaaacaggaaatttaaaacaggactgacccgaacaagaaatttaaaaggggactgaccccaacaagaaattaatcatgggactgacccgaacaaaatctaaatcatgggactaacccgaacaaaatttaaaatcatgggactgacccgaacaaacttttaaatcatgggactgacccgaacaaaatttaaatcatgggactgacccgaacataatttaaaatcatgggactgacccgaacaaactttaaaattatgggactgacccaaacaaacttttaaaatcatgggactgacccgaataagaaatttaaatcatgggactgacccgaacaaaatcttaaatcatgggactgacccgaacaaacctTTAATCATGAAacgca encodes the following:
- the LOC113755505 gene encoding uncharacterized protein LOC113755505 gives rise to the protein MEGLRKDFMSVGFKGSFSLGLLDPRHVLIRFDLEDDFHRCWLRGFWTFQGFAMRVFKWSPTFSANIESSIVPVWIRLPFLPVHLFGKEPLFSIARLVGEPLRLDASTATLSRPSVARICVEVDLLQSLPQRVWIWNGSTGFWQKVEYESLPDYCESCRKLGHSASSCRSQDHVVNHRDILATQQQVGPAKDSIPLEATDQPKEPELTVARVSAEVVHPDTGDQGSAQQHVSNADTQGRHNLAAQPQRSTDAIAEAAAACSAHLVSATVVSNPKGTEVLPCPVPSESPKPSAFPPVLNKPLPCDIRMINAFGDADGKPLTHFRM